From Amycolatopsis sp. WQ 127309:
GTCCCGCGCCTGGGAAGTCGTGTCGCGAGGGCGTGTCCGGGTTCGGAATCGATCCTGAGCGGCATGGCCCGTGCGTGCGGATGTCGATGGCGCGAAAACTGCTTTGCGTAACTGGACTGGACCACCGAACCGGCAACGCCGATCACAGGTTTAAGCCGTTCAGCCGCCCTTCGGCACTCTCCGTACTCGTGCTTCCCTAATTGGTCTGGACCACGTACCGTCTTCGCAAACGGCACAAAAACACCAACTGGTCCCCGTCGGTGGTGTTCGTGAACGCCGTGCCCGGAACGTCGCACAAAGCACCTGCGTCAAGGGAGACGAATGTCCAGAAAGAGATGGCACCTCCTCGGTCTGTTCACCGCGGTCGGCGCGATCGCGGTCGGCCTGGTCACCGTGCCGGCCAGCGCGGCCGGCGGTGTCGGCGCCAGTTTCACCAAGGGCTCCGACTGGAGCACCGGCTACGAAGGCAAGTACACGATCGCCAACGGCTCCGGCTCGACGCTGGCCGCGTGGACGGTCGAGTTCGACCTCCCGTCCGGCGCGAAGATCGCGTCGCTCTGGGACGGCAGCTACACCGCGGCCGGCCAGCACGTCACCGTCAAGAACACCTGGAACGGCAACGTCGGCAACGGCGCGAGCGTCAGCTTCGGCTTCAACGTCAGCTACTCCGGCACCTACTCGGCGCCGGCGAACTGCAAGCTGAACGGCGGCTCCTGTGACGCCGGCGGTGGCACCCCGACCACCACGCCGACGACCCCGACGCAGCCGACCACGACGCCGACCACTCCGACCACGCCGCCGACGACGACCACCACCACGCCGCCCCCGCAGGGCGGCCTGAAGAACGTCGGCTACTTCGTGCAGTGGGGCGTCTACGGGCGCAACTACCACGTCAAGAACATCGAGACCTCGGGTTCGGCGAGCAAGCTGACCCACATCAACTACTCGTTCGGCAACGTCAAGAACGGCCAGTGCACGGCCAACGACGACCCGTACGCCGACTACCAGAAGACCTACGACGCCGCGGGCAGTGTCGACGGCGTCGCCGACACCTGGGACCAGCCGGTGGCCGGCAACTTCAACCAGCTGCGCAAGCTGAAGAAGCTGCACCCCGGGCTCAAGGTGATCTGGTCGTTCGGCGGCTGGACGTACTCCGGTGGCTTCGGTCAGGCCGCGCAGAACCCGGCCGCGTTCGCGCAGTCCTGCTACAACCTGCTGAAGGACCCGCGCTGGGCCGACATCTGGGACGGCATCGACATCGACTGGGAGTACCCCAACTCGTGCGGCCTGAGCTGTGACACCAGCGGTGCCGCGGCCTACAAGAACCTGCTGTCCGCGCTGCGGTCCAAGTTCGGCTCGTCGTTCCTGGTCACCTCGGCCATCACGGCGGACGGCAGCAACGGCGGCAAGCTCGACGTCGCCGACTACGCCGGTGCCGCGGCGTCCGTCGACTGGTTCAACGTCATGACCTACGACTACTTCGGCGCCTGGGCGCCGCAGGGTCCGACGGCGCCGCACTCGCCGCTCACCAACTTCACGGGCATCCCGACGCCGGGCTTCTACTCCGACGCCGCGATCCAGAAGCTGAAGAGCAAGGGCGTCCCGTCGAGCAAGCTGTTGCTGGGCATCGGGTTCTACGGCCGCGGCTGGACCGGCGTCACGCAGAGCACGCCGGGTGGCACCGCGACCGGCGCCGCGCCCGGCACGTACGAGGCGGGCATCGAGGACTACAAGGTCCTGAAGAACAGCTGCCCGTCGACCGGCACGTTCGCCGGCACCGCGTACGCCAAGTGCGGCAGCAACTGGTGGAGCTACGACACCCCGGCGACCATCGGCGGCAAGATGTCCTACGCCAAGCAGCAGGGCCTCGGCGGCGCCTTCTTCTGGGAGCTGACCGGTGACACCACCAACGGCGAGCTGATCAGCGCGATCAAGAACGGCCTGTCTTGAGAAGCCGCTGGTTGTCCGCACTCGGGCTGGCGGCCGCGGCCGCCACGGTCGGTGCCGTGTTCGTGATCGCTCCGGCGAACGCGGCGGGCGGCGTGTCCGCGACCTTCGCGAAGGGCTCCGACTGGGGCACCGGCTACGAGGGCAAGTACACGATCGCCAACGGCTCGGGCTCGACGCTGCCGACGTGGACGGTGGAGTTCGACCTGCCGGGCGGCGCGAAGATCGCGTCGCTGTGGGACGGCAGCTACACGGCGGCCGGCCAGCACGTCACGGTCAAGAACACGTGGAACGGCAACGTCGGCAACGGCGGTAGCGCGAGCTTCGGGTTCAACGTGACGTACTCGGGCGCGTACTCCGCTCCGGCGAACTGCAAGCTCAACGGCGGCGCGTGCACGGCCGGGGGCACCACCCCGACGACCACGCCCACCACCCCGCCCACGACGACACCGCCGCCGACCACCACGCCCCCGAACCAGCCGGGTGGCCGCGGCGCGCCGTACCTCTACATGGGCTGGGGCAACCCGCCGAACCCGCAGACGGTGATGAACGCGACCGGCGTCAAGTGGTTCACCATGGCGTTCGTCAACGCCTCCGGTGGCTGCAACCCGGCGTGGGACAGCAGCCGTCCGCTGAGCGGCAGCGCGGACGCGACCGCGATCGCGCAGATCAAGGCGGCGGGTGGCCAGGTCGTGCCGTCGTTCGGCGGCTGGAGCGGCAACAAGCTCGGCCCGAACTGCTCGACGCCGGCCGCGCTGGCCGGCGCCTACCAGCAGGTCATCAACGCGTACGGCCTCAAGGCGATCGACATCGACATCGAGAACTCCGACGAGTTCGAGAACGAGGCCGTGCAGGACCGCATCCTGAACGCGCTGAAGATCGTGAAGCAGAACAACCCCGGGATCCAGACGATCCTGACCTTCGGCACCTCGACGACCGGCCCGAACTACTACGGCAACCGGCTCATCGACCAGTCGAAGGCGCTGGGCGCCGGGGTCGACATCTACACGATCATGCCGTTCGACTTCGGCGGCGGCGCCAACATGTACGCCAGCACGACCGGCGCGGCGAACGGCTTGCGGGACAAGCTGAAGTCGACGTTCGGGTGGAACGACGCCACGGCGTACAACCACCTCGGCATCTCGGGCATGAACGGCCTGTCCGACCAGCAGGAGCTGACCGATCTCTCGACGTGGACCCAGATCACGAACTGGGCCAAGACGAACAAGATCGGCCGCCTGGCGTTCTGGTCGGTCAACCGCGACCGCGGTTGCCCCGGCGGCGGTGTGCAGGCG
This genomic window contains:
- a CDS encoding glycosyl hydrolase family 18 protein, encoding MSRKRWHLLGLFTAVGAIAVGLVTVPASAAGGVGASFTKGSDWSTGYEGKYTIANGSGSTLAAWTVEFDLPSGAKIASLWDGSYTAAGQHVTVKNTWNGNVGNGASVSFGFNVSYSGTYSAPANCKLNGGSCDAGGGTPTTTPTTPTQPTTTPTTPTTPPTTTTTTPPPQGGLKNVGYFVQWGVYGRNYHVKNIETSGSASKLTHINYSFGNVKNGQCTANDDPYADYQKTYDAAGSVDGVADTWDQPVAGNFNQLRKLKKLHPGLKVIWSFGGWTYSGGFGQAAQNPAAFAQSCYNLLKDPRWADIWDGIDIDWEYPNSCGLSCDTSGAAAYKNLLSALRSKFGSSFLVTSAITADGSNGGKLDVADYAGAAASVDWFNVMTYDYFGAWAPQGPTAPHSPLTNFTGIPTPGFYSDAAIQKLKSKGVPSSKLLLGIGFYGRGWTGVTQSTPGGTATGAAPGTYEAGIEDYKVLKNSCPSTGTFAGTAYAKCGSNWWSYDTPATIGGKMSYAKQQGLGGAFFWELTGDTTNGELISAIKNGLS
- a CDS encoding cellulose binding domain-containing protein, giving the protein MRSRWLSALGLAAAAATVGAVFVIAPANAAGGVSATFAKGSDWGTGYEGKYTIANGSGSTLPTWTVEFDLPGGAKIASLWDGSYTAAGQHVTVKNTWNGNVGNGGSASFGFNVTYSGAYSAPANCKLNGGACTAGGTTPTTTPTTPPTTTPPPTTTPPNQPGGRGAPYLYMGWGNPPNPQTVMNATGVKWFTMAFVNASGGCNPAWDSSRPLSGSADATAIAQIKAAGGQVVPSFGGWSGNKLGPNCSTPAALAGAYQQVINAYGLKAIDIDIENSDEFENEAVQDRILNALKIVKQNNPGIQTILTFGTSTTGPNYYGNRLIDQSKALGAGVDIYTIMPFDFGGGANMYASTTGAANGLRDKLKSTFGWNDATAYNHLGISGMNGLSDQQELTDLSTWTQITNWAKTNKIGRLAFWSVNRDRGCPGGGVQAACSGIAQNDWDFTRVTAGF